A genomic region of Bdellovibrionales bacterium contains the following coding sequences:
- a CDS encoding Crp/Fnr family transcriptional regulator, which yields MRRKVELSVNDKMSSKSGLEKITFKVGDLLFREGDLSRHFYIIQEGNVEIFQKGLHGEKIPLSVVGAGQSLGEFAMIDDSPRSATARCLTPVEAILVNEEAYRYMIDKLPDWVVSMMQGLVSRIRETNEILKRHGIVDQTVTQKIASTEFEGDVTTAINIDLNDLDDQDHKDE from the coding sequence GTGCGCAGAAAAGTGGAGCTGTCTGTGAACGATAAAATGAGTAGCAAAAGTGGACTTGAAAAAATCACCTTCAAGGTCGGAGACCTGCTCTTCAGGGAAGGAGACCTGTCACGACATTTTTATATCATTCAAGAGGGCAATGTAGAGATTTTCCAGAAGGGACTTCATGGCGAGAAGATTCCTCTTTCTGTTGTAGGGGCAGGCCAATCTCTCGGTGAATTTGCGATGATTGACGATTCTCCTCGCTCGGCAACCGCGCGCTGTCTCACTCCCGTCGAGGCGATATTAGTAAATGAAGAGGCCTATAGATACATGATCGATAAATTGCCCGATTGGGTTGTTTCAATGATGCAGGGTTTGGTTTCCCGCATTAGAGAAACCAATGAGATTCTAAAACGCCATGGCATTGTCGATCAAACTGTCACTCAGAAAATTGCCTCGACTGAGTTTGAAGGCGATGTTACAACCGCTATCAACATTGATCTGAATGACTTGGATGATCAAGACCATAAAGACGAGTAG
- the genX gene encoding EF-P lysine aminoacylase GenX, with the protein MSHREHYLKSVWLPYPEIQGPFMTVSQFFSFNPSALAISRRLAGKVLEISPEERSILIYQGDQQLKILVSGPAVWSHSPEAGDPFLVLSQGDVLVIEFGAVEKRVGKTVWFHSGVQFTLLAPCHSMIYEPPERWISFRRWEELIRGVRNYFLENGFWEADTPYLVTCPGMEPTLDPFPVSLHYEGGERLVYLPTSPELNLKRLLALGATHLFEIKKCFRDGEFSHCHQPEFWMLEWYRAYANLDSIKLDLMGLLSFLAQRALIPTPISQPREVTMAELFQEVLSFELRVTTTKEDLYQLCRKLEIYIGSVETWNDLFHLVFIEKIEPHLKQMGLVFLEKFPPSQAALARMTKDGWADRLEFYWNGLEIANAFHELNDPAEQRYRNDSDNRERVLMGKNPLPIDQKFMEALESGMPPSGGIALGLERLYMAAWGVSDLRDMRSFRFDI; encoded by the coding sequence ATGTCCCATCGAGAACACTATCTGAAATCAGTTTGGCTACCTTATCCTGAAATCCAGGGGCCATTCATGACGGTTTCTCAGTTCTTCTCCTTCAATCCATCGGCTTTGGCTATTTCACGTCGCTTAGCTGGAAAGGTTTTGGAAATTTCGCCAGAAGAGCGCTCGATCTTAATCTACCAAGGCGATCAGCAGCTGAAAATTCTTGTTTCAGGTCCAGCGGTTTGGAGTCATTCTCCCGAAGCGGGCGATCCATTTTTAGTTCTTTCTCAGGGTGACGTTCTAGTTATTGAGTTTGGAGCTGTTGAAAAGAGAGTCGGCAAGACCGTTTGGTTCCATTCTGGAGTTCAGTTTACACTTTTAGCGCCTTGTCACAGCATGATCTATGAGCCTCCGGAGAGGTGGATTTCGTTTCGGCGCTGGGAGGAGTTGATTCGAGGAGTTCGAAATTATTTTTTAGAGAATGGTTTTTGGGAAGCAGACACTCCTTATTTGGTAACTTGTCCCGGGATGGAACCGACTCTTGATCCTTTTCCAGTTTCTCTTCACTACGAAGGCGGGGAGAGGCTAGTTTACTTGCCGACGTCGCCTGAACTCAACCTAAAGAGGCTTTTGGCCTTGGGTGCAACTCATCTATTTGAGATCAAAAAATGTTTTCGCGACGGAGAATTCAGTCATTGTCACCAGCCTGAGTTTTGGATGCTTGAGTGGTATCGAGCTTACGCAAATCTTGATTCAATCAAGCTTGATTTGATGGGCCTTCTTAGTTTTTTGGCGCAGAGGGCACTGATTCCGACTCCTATCTCTCAACCAAGGGAGGTCACTATGGCGGAACTATTTCAGGAAGTGTTGAGTTTTGAGCTGCGGGTGACAACGACAAAAGAGGACCTTTATCAACTTTGCCGAAAATTGGAAATTTACATTGGATCAGTTGAGACTTGGAATGATTTGTTTCATCTCGTCTTTATTGAGAAAATTGAACCTCACTTGAAACAGATGGGCCTGGTTTTTCTCGAAAAATTTCCGCCGAGCCAGGCGGCCCTGGCGCGAATGACGAAAGACGGATGGGCCGATCGGCTTGAATTCTATTGGAATGGCCTTGAAATAGCGAATGCCTTTCATGAACTCAATGATCCAGCAGAGCAGCGATATCGAAATGATTCTGACAATCGAGAGCGAGTGTTGATGGGTAAGAATCCCTTGCCTATTGATCAGAAGTTTATGGAGGCTCTCGAGAGTGGAATGCCGCCATCTGGTGGAATTGCTTTGGGTCTTGAGCGCTTATATATGGCGGCCTGGGGAGTCAGTGACCTACGAGACATGAGAAGTTTTAGGTTTGATATTTGA
- a CDS encoding quinone-dependent dihydroorotate dehydrogenase, with protein MKPWLWMPPQLAHRISPYFLRFYARIRPLQTLTWAPFTWRGLDFSNPLGIAGGVDKNAECIDGWWSLGPGFLEVGTVTPLSQSGHSGVVIRRNLKAKAVWNRLGFPSKGLDSVVAQIKDLYQPHFTPIFVNIGKNKETPFEKAHDDYIKCIEKVGQSADVFVINISSPNTEGLRDLLKPENLRAFLKPIVTANTEITGLKKVDRATPLLLKISPDISMDELRKIIEISLELDIGGWVLTNSSLGMREGLDFSTEGGISGQPLARKSKEMLAATLQILGERRTGKLIVSSGGVLSAEDAFERLKMGADLVQVYSALVFEGPLFFRKVAYRASLNPDIKS; from the coding sequence TTGAAACCTTGGTTGTGGATGCCTCCCCAACTAGCACATCGCATAAGTCCCTATTTTTTGCGGTTCTACGCTCGCATAAGACCTTTGCAAACTCTGACCTGGGCACCCTTCACATGGCGCGGACTGGATTTTTCAAACCCCCTTGGAATAGCAGGAGGTGTGGATAAAAATGCAGAATGCATTGATGGATGGTGGTCCTTGGGTCCTGGTTTTTTGGAGGTGGGCACAGTAACTCCGCTTTCACAGTCAGGCCACTCTGGAGTCGTGATTCGGAGAAACCTAAAGGCCAAGGCCGTCTGGAACCGCCTTGGCTTTCCCAGCAAAGGCCTGGATTCTGTTGTCGCGCAAATCAAGGATCTCTATCAACCACATTTCACGCCTATTTTTGTCAATATTGGAAAAAATAAGGAGACCCCTTTCGAGAAGGCCCATGACGACTATATCAAATGCATCGAGAAAGTTGGTCAATCAGCAGACGTTTTTGTCATCAATATAAGCAGCCCAAATACAGAGGGCTTGCGAGACCTTCTAAAACCGGAAAATTTGCGGGCTTTTTTGAAACCTATCGTAACTGCTAACACTGAAATTACCGGATTGAAAAAAGTTGATCGAGCAACCCCGCTGCTTCTGAAAATAAGCCCTGATATCTCGATGGATGAGCTGAGAAAAATTATTGAAATTTCTCTCGAGCTTGATATTGGCGGTTGGGTGCTGACAAATAGCAGTTTAGGAATGAGGGAAGGCCTGGATTTTTCAACCGAAGGTGGTATTTCTGGCCAGCCTTTGGCCCGAAAATCCAAAGAGATGTTGGCTGCAACACTTCAAATTCTTGGCGAACGCCGCACTGGCAAGCTGATCGTCTCATCTGGGGGTGTCCTTTCAGCAGAGGATGCCTTTGAGCGCCTTAAAATGGGAGCTGACCTTGTGCAAGTTTATTCGGCATTGGTCTTTGAAGGTCCTCTGTTTTTTCGGAAGGTTGCCTACCGTGCTTCACTCAATCCCGATATCAAGAGTTAG
- a CDS encoding twitch domain-containing radical SAM protein, protein MNDLNANDLKAADPDQNRPLVPDGICPLPWLHFSVNTDTSIRVCCNTDHGGHIRDDQNDPIYLSKLKSVDQAFNSPFMKKFRLAMANGERPDFCGNCYRVEDNGGVSLRNIYLKQYEESFHRLLDAMREDGTATNEISFLDLSLSNHCNLKCRMCGPTSSYALNDDFEALKIHFSKEHAQRAHLNWQDDTHLTEIFSKILPGLKEVLTTGGEPFLSRLHLKLLELAVQNGSSRNIVLRYHSNISVLPPRLLELWSEFKAIEIHVSVEGHGDINDYIRYPLKWSIFHKNFESLIELKKRLPLWLEVHTCFQAYNILRLPEFLDFLLDYRESLPAMPYFISLGNPSYLSASVLPSSLKELAMEKIYRHLDRHVSNYDEHFGQFNREKIEILLSHFKSLSNPTNSEIQRKLSWAKFMNYTSSFDRLRNQSILKLLPEMKPFWNSENEESDHNAAMAYDSKLPFCNPQSGK, encoded by the coding sequence ATGAACGATCTCAATGCTAATGATCTCAAGGCTGCGGATCCCGATCAAAATCGACCCCTCGTACCCGATGGAATTTGTCCTTTGCCCTGGCTGCACTTTAGCGTAAACACGGACACGTCGATTCGAGTGTGTTGCAATACAGATCATGGTGGCCACATTCGCGATGATCAAAATGATCCCATTTACCTCTCGAAACTCAAATCGGTGGACCAGGCATTTAATAGCCCCTTTATGAAAAAATTTCGTTTGGCTATGGCAAACGGCGAGAGGCCAGATTTTTGTGGAAATTGTTATCGAGTTGAAGACAATGGAGGTGTCTCCCTACGCAATATCTACCTCAAGCAATATGAGGAAAGTTTTCATCGTCTTCTCGATGCGATGAGAGAAGATGGTACGGCAACAAATGAAATTTCGTTTTTGGACCTATCACTAAGCAACCACTGCAATTTGAAATGCCGCATGTGCGGACCAACCTCTTCCTACGCTCTTAATGATGACTTCGAAGCCCTTAAAATTCATTTCTCCAAAGAACATGCACAGAGAGCCCACCTTAACTGGCAGGATGACACCCATCTAACAGAGATTTTTTCAAAAATTTTGCCTGGCCTGAAAGAAGTACTCACCACAGGAGGAGAACCATTTCTCTCGAGATTGCATTTGAAACTTCTCGAATTGGCAGTTCAAAATGGATCGAGTCGCAACATTGTTCTCCGCTACCATTCAAACATCTCTGTTCTTCCACCTCGCCTTCTGGAATTGTGGTCGGAATTTAAGGCAATCGAAATTCATGTCAGCGTGGAAGGGCACGGGGATATCAACGATTATATCCGTTACCCTCTCAAGTGGAGTATCTTTCACAAGAACTTTGAAAGTCTGATTGAATTAAAGAAAAGGCTTCCTCTCTGGCTCGAAGTTCACACTTGTTTTCAGGCCTACAATATTTTACGTCTTCCTGAATTTCTCGATTTTCTCCTCGACTACCGTGAGTCTCTGCCTGCCATGCCTTATTTTATTTCGTTGGGAAATCCATCCTACCTTTCAGCCTCTGTTCTTCCCTCATCCCTTAAAGAATTAGCCATGGAAAAAATCTACCGCCACCTTGACAGACATGTTTCCAACTACGATGAACACTTTGGCCAATTCAATCGGGAAAAAATTGAAATCCTATTAAGTCATTTCAAATCTTTGAGCAACCCAACCAACTCTGAAATTCAACGCAAATTATCGTGGGCGAAATTTATGAACTACACCTCATCATTTGATCGCTTACGGAACCAATCTATTCTAAAGCTTCTTCCAGAAATGAAGCCCTTTTGGAATTCGGAAAACGAAGAAAGTGACCACAACGCGGCCATGGCTTATGACTCCAAGCTTCCGTTCTGCAATCCACAGAGCGGAAAGTAG
- a CDS encoding L,D-transpeptidase, producing MLNQISRRRVLQALSLTMTGSPWLSALAERQANQNIPKLSLKARIVETGEIVDIDNDEVGQLIFEGKAQIVEDKSSVVEKLEYFSSLAIPRFLKFENVMKSITPEIEAHFDYFICVNTAKADSSPTNFVPAQFMSVIGRSRKGQSIFERNSSQEIVGITNSAQKFQSDFFVTHLEEPLKQSSEYARRNDIDLNFQNDQLPYALPVSSGLTGSGSILTISGAFQIHFEKTRDHQQNTIGSPMSHAMYIYYRYSSGGRWSGIAIHGTPPSNWKKLGVSRASHGCVRTLPYVAKALRRAFVESSSFLSANLPEFDANSALPKLTGKNISESRPKAVIVLFEGYQRPTIHLG from the coding sequence ATGTTGAACCAAATTTCTCGTCGTCGTGTTCTTCAAGCACTTTCATTGACAATGACCGGAAGCCCTTGGCTGTCTGCTCTTGCTGAAAGGCAAGCCAATCAAAATATCCCCAAATTAAGTTTAAAAGCTCGGATTGTTGAGACCGGCGAAATTGTAGATATCGATAACGATGAAGTCGGACAATTGATTTTCGAAGGGAAAGCTCAGATTGTAGAGGACAAATCGAGTGTTGTCGAAAAACTTGAGTATTTTTCCTCGCTCGCAATTCCTCGATTTTTGAAGTTTGAAAATGTTATGAAATCTATTACGCCTGAAATTGAAGCCCATTTTGATTACTTCATTTGTGTAAATACAGCAAAGGCTGATTCCTCTCCAACAAACTTTGTGCCTGCCCAATTCATGTCAGTCATTGGGCGTTCACGAAAAGGTCAAAGTATTTTTGAACGCAATTCCTCTCAAGAAATTGTCGGTATAACCAATAGTGCCCAGAAGTTTCAGAGCGATTTTTTTGTAACCCACCTCGAAGAGCCACTCAAGCAATCCTCCGAATATGCTCGCCGCAATGATATCGATCTCAATTTCCAAAATGATCAACTGCCATACGCCCTTCCCGTTTCATCTGGATTAACGGGATCGGGATCTATATTGACGATATCTGGGGCTTTTCAGATTCATTTTGAAAAAACAAGAGATCACCAACAAAACACGATTGGCTCTCCCATGTCTCATGCCATGTATATCTATTATCGCTATAGTTCTGGAGGCCGTTGGTCCGGAATCGCCATCCATGGCACTCCACCAAGCAATTGGAAAAAACTGGGGGTTTCCAGGGCCAGCCATGGGTGCGTCAGAACCTTACCATATGTAGCGAAAGCCTTGCGCAGGGCCTTCGTTGAGTCGAGTTCCTTTTTATCGGCCAACTTGCCTGAATTTGATGCGAACTCAGCCTTGCCCAAATTGACCGGGAAAAATATCTCAGAAAGCCGCCCGAAGGCGGTCATCGTCTTATTTGAGGGATATCAGCGTCCCACCATTCACCTTGGATAA
- a CDS encoding (deoxy)nucleoside triphosphate pyrophosphohydrolase, with translation MKKRRPTWIPVVAGLIRKNNQFLVGLRPAGGGMSTVWEFPGGKIEPGEDPAKALCRELMEELGIEAQIGELQFVTSHQYGDTNILLIFFDVLYWKGEPKPIHHETLKWVTLSDLAKLELPEANRTILPRIREVLP, from the coding sequence ATGAAAAAGCGCAGACCTACTTGGATTCCAGTGGTTGCTGGCCTTATCCGCAAGAACAATCAATTTCTCGTTGGCCTCCGACCAGCTGGAGGAGGTATGTCCACGGTCTGGGAGTTCCCTGGTGGCAAAATTGAACCGGGCGAGGATCCTGCCAAAGCACTCTGTCGTGAGCTGATGGAAGAACTTGGAATTGAAGCCCAAATTGGCGAGCTGCAATTTGTAACTTCGCATCAGTATGGAGATACAAATATTCTTTTGATCTTTTTTGATGTCTTGTACTGGAAGGGCGAGCCTAAGCCCATACACCATGAGACTCTCAAATGGGTGACCTTGAGTGATTTGGCCAAGCTGGAACTGCCTGAAGCAAATCGCACAATCTTGCCGAGAATACGTGAAGTTCTGCCCTAA
- a CDS encoding Glu/Leu/Phe/Val dehydrogenase, which yields MEGLTDGSLYRNVLEILENAGKLIKVNQNVHERLRAPRRAIVIGIPVTMDDRRIQIFSGYRVQHNQTLGPFKGGLRYHPSVTLSEVAGLAALMTFKNSLLGLPLGGAKGGVQCDPNSLSKSELENLTRRFTSELGPFIGPDKDIPAPDVGTDSQTMAWILDTYSSEAGFCHTGVVTGKPIEIGGSLGRESATGLGVVYIAQKALHTKNRKINQATFAIQGFGKVGMHAAIEAAALGANIVALSDVSGAVYNPKGFDVADVVRYVKEHHFLKGYPNAEHISNEDLLGLEVDVLAPCALDGVITLENAESIRAKIIIEGANGPVTTGASRILHQKGIMVVPDILANGGGVVVSYFEWVQDIVWLFWSEDEVRSKLKTIMDRAFDRVYEFSTQYNTEMRISAMAVSLKRLEKAMLLRGQAW from the coding sequence ATGGAAGGTTTGACGGACGGATCGCTTTATCGCAACGTTCTCGAAATCCTTGAGAATGCTGGCAAGCTCATAAAGGTCAATCAGAACGTTCACGAAAGATTGCGAGCTCCTCGACGTGCTATCGTTATCGGAATACCAGTTACGATGGATGATCGCCGGATCCAAATTTTCTCGGGCTACCGAGTGCAACACAATCAAACTCTCGGACCGTTCAAAGGGGGGCTGCGCTACCATCCCTCTGTAACTTTGAGTGAGGTTGCAGGCTTGGCAGCCCTGATGACATTTAAGAATTCACTTCTTGGATTGCCCCTTGGAGGAGCGAAAGGCGGCGTGCAGTGCGACCCCAATTCGCTCAGCAAATCAGAGCTCGAAAATCTGACCCGGCGTTTCACTTCCGAATTGGGCCCATTTATTGGGCCAGACAAAGACATCCCTGCTCCGGACGTGGGAACAGACTCTCAAACGATGGCTTGGATTTTGGATACTTACTCTAGCGAAGCTGGATTTTGTCATACGGGGGTAGTTACCGGAAAGCCGATTGAAATCGGCGGGTCTCTCGGCCGAGAATCTGCAACTGGTTTAGGGGTTGTTTATATTGCACAGAAAGCGCTCCACACCAAAAATCGCAAAATTAATCAAGCGACGTTTGCTATTCAAGGATTCGGGAAAGTCGGAATGCACGCGGCTATTGAAGCAGCGGCTCTCGGCGCCAACATCGTCGCTTTAAGTGACGTTTCGGGGGCTGTTTACAACCCAAAGGGATTTGATGTCGCAGATGTTGTTCGCTATGTGAAAGAACACCATTTTCTTAAAGGCTACCCCAATGCAGAACACATCTCAAATGAAGATCTTCTCGGACTTGAGGTGGATGTCCTGGCCCCCTGCGCCCTTGACGGAGTCATCACTCTTGAAAATGCGGAAAGCATTCGGGCAAAGATAATCATTGAGGGTGCAAATGGTCCTGTCACAACGGGTGCCTCTCGTATTCTTCACCAGAAGGGAATCATGGTCGTCCCAGATATCTTGGCCAATGGCGGAGGAGTCGTTGTCAGCTACTTTGAATGGGTCCAAGACATTGTTTGGCTCTTCTGGTCAGAAGACGAAGTGCGCAGCAAGCTCAAAACAATCATGGATAGGGCCTTTGATCGAGTTTATGAATTCTCCACTCAATACAATACAGAAATGCGGATTTCCGCCATGGCCGTTTCACTTAAACGACTAGAAAAAGCGATGCTGCTTCGGGGGCAGGCTTGGTAG
- a CDS encoding integration host factor subunit beta: MTKADLINHISERAGITRVKAETVVNAIFDSMVEALMRNDRIEIRGFGSFVNRLYGAYKGRNPRTGEVINVGEKKLPFFKVGKELKEDINGAD; this comes from the coding sequence ATGACGAAAGCGGATCTCATTAACCACATCTCAGAACGCGCCGGAATAACAAGAGTGAAGGCTGAAACTGTTGTGAATGCCATCTTTGATTCGATGGTTGAGGCCTTGATGCGCAATGATCGCATTGAAATCCGAGGTTTTGGTTCCTTTGTAAACCGTCTTTATGGTGCCTACAAGGGGCGCAACCCGCGAACGGGTGAAGTTATTAATGTCGGGGAAAAAAAACTACCTTTTTTTAAGGTTGGAAAAGAGCTGAAGGAAGATATCAACGGCGCCGATTAG
- a CDS encoding twitch domain-containing radical SAM protein, with the protein MNEPHSQLEQLKLSSFCAYPFVQMSTIPAGFFRPCCYYTKMLQAPTGRNFSVATDTIEKVWNSESLRMIRKKMLSGEALHQCRQCYQEEASGSTSMRQRSLQDWGDHEGLAKAIIEAESNDYQLSSLPYFLELKPGNLCNLKCRMCNQFDSSSVANELKTLANKYSHLISLKDPRLFDKETFEVDFTVDQMPNWSDIPEFWAEIASFIPYIETLSFAGGEPTLLPEVFSLLKACVDSGHSKRIRVFLSSNFTYLSNDLIEVSTQFNPFEFIASIDGTGSVQEYIRFPSKWSVVAENFLLVKERVKEGRVKLLVNLTLQMYNVLSFTDVLDWIETLALEQPHFYQYPYSINILFKPRFLNIDILPLSLREIAIERINAYLKRSRLIKNLEGLGDRFDLILHQLKQPLPLDYEENLKKFWAYTQLLDDHRKQKLKHVDPILYAGVATEAARLGFENWNFSKSQLKNEPIPSLLGEHNP; encoded by the coding sequence ATGAACGAGCCCCATTCTCAACTTGAACAGCTAAAACTCTCCTCGTTCTGCGCCTATCCATTTGTTCAGATGTCGACGATTCCTGCCGGTTTTTTTCGGCCATGTTGCTATTATACAAAAATGTTGCAGGCGCCTACAGGACGAAATTTTTCTGTCGCAACTGACACGATAGAAAAAGTTTGGAACAGCGAAAGTCTTCGCATGATTCGAAAAAAAATGCTGAGCGGAGAAGCGCTTCATCAGTGTCGTCAGTGTTATCAGGAAGAAGCCTCTGGCTCCACAAGCATGCGCCAGCGAAGTCTACAGGATTGGGGAGACCATGAAGGCCTTGCGAAGGCGATCATAGAAGCAGAAAGCAATGACTATCAGCTCTCTTCCCTACCTTATTTTCTGGAACTCAAGCCGGGTAACCTCTGTAATTTAAAATGCAGAATGTGCAATCAGTTTGATAGCAGTTCCGTTGCAAATGAACTCAAAACTCTGGCAAACAAGTATAGCCATCTCATATCACTTAAGGATCCAAGGCTTTTCGATAAAGAAACCTTTGAAGTTGACTTTACCGTTGATCAAATGCCGAACTGGTCGGATATTCCAGAATTCTGGGCTGAAATTGCCAGTTTTATTCCGTATATCGAGACTCTTAGCTTCGCCGGAGGTGAGCCAACCCTCCTTCCTGAAGTTTTCTCTCTCCTTAAGGCTTGTGTTGACAGCGGACATTCGAAACGAATTCGAGTCTTTTTATCTTCAAATTTTACATATTTGAGCAATGATCTGATTGAAGTCTCCACCCAATTTAATCCCTTTGAATTCATAGCAAGTATTGATGGGACGGGTTCTGTTCAAGAGTACATTCGATTTCCTTCTAAATGGAGCGTAGTTGCAGAAAATTTTCTACTCGTGAAAGAGAGGGTAAAGGAAGGGAGAGTAAAACTCCTAGTGAACCTAACGCTACAAATGTATAACGTACTTTCTTTTACCGATGTTCTTGATTGGATTGAAACTCTCGCATTGGAACAGCCTCACTTCTATCAATATCCTTACTCAATAAACATTCTTTTTAAACCTAGATTTTTGAATATCGATATTCTTCCCCTTTCTCTGAGAGAAATTGCCATTGAGAGAATCAATGCCTATCTGAAACGTTCCCGTCTCATCAAAAATCTCGAAGGTTTAGGAGATCGCTTCGACCTCATACTCCATCAACTCAAGCAGCCGCTGCCGCTCGATTATGAAGAAAATCTGAAGAAGTTTTGGGCCTACACCCAGCTCCTTGATGACCACCGAAAGCAGAAGCTCAAGCATGTAGATCCAATTCTCTATGCTGGTGTCGCCACCGAGGCCGCTAGATTGGGTTTTGAGAACTGGAATTTTTCGAAATCTCAGCTCAAAAATGAGCCAATTCCCTCCTTGCTTGGCGAGCACAATCCATGA
- the rfaE1 gene encoding D-glycero-beta-D-manno-heptose-7-phosphate kinase yields the protein MRETILRNLPALRGKKLIVVGDLGLDQYVHGEVRRISPEAPVPVLEGASEDQRLGLATNVAQNIASLGGVSLLVGVVGRDQACEDLKSLLTSAGVSTDYLVVDPHRPTTRKLRVMSGHHHLVRVDYEHRRYLDLERENQLLSIVGDLLGQADGVVLEDYAKGVVSERCAQELVKICRGAGKPLMVDPNRQTPSNFYRGATLMTPNRDEAYGLSGCQVDDLQDGPDLLFKVGETLVKKLGLEHLVITQGKQGMSLFTEGRVHQFPTFARQVFDVTGAGDTVIAALGLAWVSGFSLPEACVLGNYAAGVVVGKVGCVPCRTDELVEYINQLS from the coding sequence ATGAGGGAGACGATTCTCAGAAATCTGCCCGCTTTGCGAGGGAAGAAGTTGATTGTGGTTGGTGACTTGGGGCTGGATCAATATGTTCACGGAGAGGTCCGTAGAATCAGTCCTGAGGCACCTGTTCCAGTGTTAGAAGGAGCGTCAGAGGATCAACGGCTTGGTTTGGCAACCAACGTGGCTCAAAATATTGCAAGTTTAGGTGGAGTTTCCTTGTTGGTAGGGGTTGTTGGAAGGGATCAAGCCTGTGAGGACTTAAAAAGTCTTCTTACTTCAGCTGGCGTTTCAACGGATTATCTGGTTGTAGATCCTCATCGACCAACCACACGGAAATTGCGAGTGATGTCTGGTCATCACCATCTGGTGCGGGTCGATTACGAGCACCGTCGATATTTGGACTTGGAAAGGGAGAACCAATTGCTGTCGATCGTCGGAGATCTTCTCGGCCAGGCAGATGGGGTTGTTCTTGAGGACTACGCCAAAGGTGTTGTCAGCGAAAGATGCGCACAGGAATTAGTTAAGATTTGCCGAGGGGCCGGAAAGCCCTTGATGGTAGATCCAAATCGACAAACTCCATCGAACTTTTACCGGGGCGCCACTTTAATGACTCCCAATCGTGACGAAGCCTATGGCTTATCGGGTTGTCAAGTCGATGACCTTCAAGACGGTCCTGACCTACTTTTCAAGGTTGGAGAAACCCTCGTTAAAAAGTTGGGACTTGAGCATTTGGTTATCACGCAGGGCAAGCAGGGAATGAGCTTGTTTACAGAAGGCAGAGTCCATCAGTTTCCTACCTTTGCTCGCCAGGTTTTTGATGTGACGGGTGCGGGGGACACGGTCATTGCAGCCTTGGGGCTGGCCTGGGTTTCGGGGTTTAGCTTGCCGGAAGCCTGCGTACTTGGCAATTACGCCGCCGGAGTCGTCGTAGGTAAGGTCGGCTGTGTGCCTTGCCGCACAGATGAGCTTGTCGAGTACATAAATCAACTTTCTTAA
- a CDS encoding MTAP family purine nucleoside phosphorylase, giving the protein MWAIIGGSGFEKFENFKTVSLLGRETPFGSASSGLKTVKIGDHECLFVSRHGDHHELLPSEVNYRANIWALKKYGAKAILSFSAVGSLQQHYKPGDMVVPIQYIDRTKGLRHHTFCGDGVVGHVSLAKPICQSMASRALGLAEGLPFESHMGQTYVCVEGPYFSTQAESIHYRSMGADIIGMTHFPEYALAREAGLPYLPCCFVTDYDCWDDSIPHVTLDDVIQTMRANNAKAIQMTEKILDTGDTLFKDCKCSDQSLRAGLLTSRDAIPINARVWLEILLAQSNH; this is encoded by the coding sequence ATGTGGGCCATTATAGGCGGGTCAGGTTTCGAAAAGTTTGAAAATTTTAAAACGGTTTCCTTACTAGGCAGGGAAACGCCATTTGGATCTGCATCGAGTGGATTAAAGACCGTCAAAATAGGGGATCATGAGTGTCTATTTGTTTCTCGGCATGGAGATCATCACGAACTGTTGCCGAGTGAAGTTAACTATAGAGCAAATATATGGGCCTTAAAAAAATATGGTGCGAAGGCCATCCTTAGCTTTTCGGCCGTGGGCAGCCTGCAACAGCATTATAAGCCTGGAGATATGGTCGTTCCGATTCAGTATATTGATCGGACCAAAGGTCTTCGTCATCATACCTTCTGTGGAGACGGCGTCGTTGGCCATGTGTCTTTAGCTAAGCCAATTTGTCAGTCTATGGCAAGCAGAGCGCTCGGGCTTGCAGAGGGTTTGCCTTTCGAGAGCCATATGGGCCAAACCTACGTTTGTGTGGAAGGTCCTTATTTTTCAACTCAGGCGGAGTCTATCCATTATCGTTCCATGGGCGCGGATATTATTGGAATGACCCATTTTCCAGAATATGCCTTGGCCCGAGAGGCTGGTCTCCCGTACCTTCCCTGCTGTTTTGTGACAGATTATGACTGCTGGGATGACTCGATACCGCATGTGACTTTGGACGATGTGATTCAGACGATGCGTGCAAATAATGCCAAGGCAATTCAAATGACAGAAAAAATTTTGGATACTGGGGACACCTTGTTTAAAGACTGCAAATGTTCTGATCAGAGCCTGAGGGCAGGCTTATTGACTTCGCGAGATGCGATTCCAATAAATGCCAGAGTTTGGCTTGAAATACTTTTAGCCCAATCAAATCATTGA